Genomic DNA from Hymenobacter jejuensis:
TTTTCCCGGTCCGGGGTTGGCCATTCGCATTCTCGGCGACATCACGCCGCAGAAAGTAGATCTGCTCCAGCGCGCCGACGCCATTTTCATCGATTCGTTGCGCCAAACCGGCCTTTACGACCAAGTGTGGCAAGCGGGCGTGATGCTGCTGCCGATCCAGAGCGTAGGTGTAATGGGCGACGAGCGCACGTATGAGCAGGTAGTGGCGTTGCGCGCCGTAACCAGCGTCGACGGCATGACTGCCGACTGGGCCCACCTGCCCTACGACTTTCTGGCCGACGTGTCGAACAAAATCATCAACCAAGTGCGCGGTATCAACCGCGTGGTGTACGATATTTCGTCGAAGCCGCCGGCTACCATTGAATGGGAATAGCGCGCGTTTGGCAAATAAAAAAAGGCTGCTGGCTTTACGTCAGCGGCCTTTTTTATAAAAGCTTGGTAGTCTTTAATGTGCAGTCATTAGGGCACTCTTCTGATTTCTTTTGCAGACAATAATGCGGATTCATTGCCTCCAGCATATTTCTTTCGAGACGCCCGGCAGCATCCTCGAATGGGCCGAGCAACACGGATGTGAGCTTACGGTTACCCGCTTGTTCGAGTCCGAACCAAGTTTTCCTGACCCTGCTCAGTTTGATTTGCTCATCGTGTTGGGCGGGGCAATGAGTGTGCACGACGAAGCGGTTTTCCCGTGGCTCCGAGCTGAAAAAGCGCTTCTACGGACGGCAATTGAGTTGGGGAAGCGCGTGTTAGGGATTTGCCTCGGGGCACAGCTCTTGGCCGAAGCTCTAGGTGGCCGCGTGTATGCTAATGCGGAGCCGGAAATTGGCTTTCTGCCGATTCAGTTTGCTCCCGAGGCCGCGCAGCACCCCGTATTCCGCCATGTTTCTTTGGCTTCCACAGTGATGCACTGGCACGGCGAAACCTTCTCATTACCGGCCAGCGCAACCGTTCTGGCTTCTTCGCAAGCCTGTGAAAACCAGGCATTTGCTTACGGCACAAAGATAGTCGGCGTACAATTTCATCCGGAATTGACGGAAACCATTCTCGATCAGATGCTTACGCACGATGCCCACGAGCTGATACCTGCACCCTTTGTGCAAACTGAGCAGCAGATTCGGGATGGAGTTTATAAGCTGGCAGAAAGCCGCAAGATGCTGTTTGGGATATTGGACGCGTATTCTATAAACATTTGAATGTCAGATTTTTATAGAATAATCTATTACATAAAAACCAGATAATCAATTAGTTGTGGCGGTATCACCTGCTCGACCGAGCTGCCGCACCGTCATGTACCCTAGCAGCAGAAAAACGCCAAAGAGTAACGTGACGCCCCAAGTGCCGCGGTGCGCAAATGGATGCAGCACCCGGTTGAGGATGTCGTAGAAAAGCTCCAGTGGGTTAGTGATCACATCCCAGCTATTGAAACGCATGTAGCGGCCCAAATACACGCCAAAGCTACTGAGCATCAGCGCGATTGTGGCAAACAGCCAACTGGCTGCCACGCCCAACCTACGTTGTACCAAGGCCTGCATATCCAGCAGCGAAGCGTAAGCCAGCATCAGTCCGTTCCAGGCGCAACTCAGGATTAGGGCCAGGTCATACCAATACGGCACGCCAACGCGGGGCTCGAGGTGGAAAAGGTCGGTGAGAATGTACGGTGCGTTCGGAAAAAACAGCATCCATACCGCTCCGACTGGCAGCAATACCCGGGCGCGCAATGGCCCGGCCGCTGTGCCCAGCATGGTGCTCATGCCAAACGGGATGAGCGCCAGAAACAGATTCCACAACAGAAAAATAAAGGTGAGCTGGTGCGTCATGAACACCCGAAGCGTAATCAGCACCACGCTTAAGGTGAGGGATGCCCCCAAAATAAACAGGAGACTAAGCCGTTGGCGCAGGGCGTGGGCAGGAGGTGTAAAATCCATTATCTAAACTCTGGTGAACTAAGTAGCAACAACGAAACCAGTGCGGCAACTTATGCATTTCAGCTACCCTACTACGAGAAATCCGTGCGGAAAGCTGAAGATGGGCATGGCCTTGGTTTGATAAGATATTGAATACTAGAGCATAGGGTTGCTTAACGGTCGCAATTGCGTTGAACAAGCTGGTGCCGTTAGGCTGCTTAGTTTTGGCATGGTTCAGGTAAAATAGTGCTTCTCAAAAGCGCTTTGCGGGGCTAAAAATTACCTTCCCCGCCGTTCCTGCGTACCTTTGCTACTACGGAAAACTTCTGTCGCGACTGCGTTTATTTCTTGTTTCTAACTCTGGCTCCTCGCATGAGGCATCTCTTCGCTCTGCGGTTTTTCTGTGTCTTGCTGGCGGCCCCCTTTACTGCCCAAGCTCAGCAACCAACTACTCGCCCGGCCACTACGCCCCCACCGCGCACGGCCACCCCGCCGAAGACCACTACCCCCACCGTGAAGCCTGGAGCCGCCGCCAAGCCTGGCACAACCTCAGGGACCAAAACCACTACCGCGCCTACGGGCACGGCGTCGCCAAAAACCAGTGTTCCGGCCAAGACAAGCTCCGCACCTGCCAAAACGAGCGTGCCAGCCAACACCTCTGCAATCACCAATAAATCAACGACTTCCGTCACCGCTGATCCTTCGCCGACTGGTGCAGCCAAAGCTGCGGCTCCAGCGGCGAAACCCCAGCCGCCCCTGCCCGCTAACTTGGGTTCCAGCGATCAGTCGGTGCGGTATCAGAACGGTAAAACGCTGATTAACCAAGCTCGCTACGACCTCGCGATGCAGGAATTGGAGCCGCTTACAGCCCCGGCTGCCAAGTTTGCCAAGGCCCCAGAAGCGGCTTATCTCTACGCCGTGGCAGCTACCCGCGCCAAAAAGTGGGCCGATGCCGAGCAAATGCTCAATTTGCTGCGCACCGAGTATCCGTCGTGGCCCGGCATGCCGGATGCATTTTTTCTGCAGGCGCAGGTTTCCTTCGAGCAAGCCGAGCCGGACAACGCTTTGACCGTGCTCAACCAAATTCCGACGGGCCAGCTAGACGCCGAGCGGGAGAACATGAAGGCAACTTACCTGCCCCGCATTAAAGACAAACCCTTGTTTCAGAACTTGTTGCGCAAATACCCGCAAGATGCCGCTGTGGGCCGCGCCTACGCCAACAAGCTCGTCAGCGATGGCTGGTATACCGACGCCGACAAAAGCACCCTCGATCAGCTCATCACCCAATTCAGCCTCGACCGCAACCGCTATACGCCGCGGCCGCGGGCCATCAAGAAAAGCAGCTACAATGTAGCCGTGCTGCTGCCTTTCGAGTTTAACGATCCAAGCTGGGAGAAAATCCGAAAGAATCAGTTTGTATCGGATTTGTATGCCGGAATGCGCATTGCGCAGGACTCGCTTCAACGTGAGAACCGCCCTGTACAGCTGTTTGCTTACGATACCGGCGCCGATACCCTCCAGCTCAAGCAGGTGCTAGCGCTGCCCGAACTAGCCGGCATGGACATGATTATCGGACCGGTTTACAAATCGGGCAGTAAGATCTTGGCGCGCTACGCCCGCGAGCGTCAGATCCTGTGTGTCAACCCTTTATCTCAGGACGGCGAGTTGGTGCTCGACAACGAGTGGCACTACTTGTTTGAACCCAGCAATATCACCCAAGCCCGCCAGGCCGCACAGTTTGCGTTTTCGCATTTCACGGGCCGCACGGCTGTCGTTATCTACGAAGACACCAAGAACGAAACGGCGTTCGGACAAGCTTATAAAGCTGCTTATGAGGCTTTAGGCGGCAAAGTACAAGTGTTGCGCATGGTCGATTCCGACGCTGAGGAAGCACTTAATACAGCTTTTTCGGGCATCGATTTGAAAACGGTTGGGCATTTGGTTGTTGCTTCGGATAACCGGAAAGCCGGGCCGTATGTGATGGGCCTGCTGCAAGCCCAAGGAGCTCGCATTCCGTTGATTACCTACGCTTCGTGGCTGGAAAACCCGCGCATCAGCCTGGGCCAGCTCGACGCCCGCGACGTCTATTTCATCGATCCTCACCACCTCGACAAGACGGCTTTCGGCGTGCGGCGCTTCCGGCAACTATACATACAGCGACAGAATCTGCCGCCTTCCGTTTTTGCCAACATCGGCTTCGAGCTGCTCTACTACTTCGGCTCCCAGCTGCACCAGTTCGGGCCGGCTTTCCAGCAAAATCTGGCGGCTTCGGGGCCCGTTTCGGGGTCTGTGTTTCAAGGCATCGGATACCCCAACGGGGCGCATGACAACCAGTACGTGCCCATCACCAAACTCGAGCACCTAGAAATCGAGGTACTGAACCCCGTCGGCCTGCGGTAGGTTATACCCGCGCCACCGGTTTACATTTCCGAGCTGAAGCTTTCTTGCTTGTTCTTCAAATCCGTTTCTATGTCAACTCCCGTTTCCCCTTCTCCTGAACTCACCCTCGCTACCAGCGACGCCTTGTTCACGCGTGCCAAAGACCACATTCCGGGCGGGGTCAACTCGCCGGTACGGGCTTTTCGAGCCGTGGGCGGTCACCCCGTGTTCATGCAGTCGGCCAAAGGCGCATGGCTTACCGATGTCGATGGCAATCAGTACGTTGACTTCATCAATTCTTGGGGACCTATGATTCTGGGGCATGCGCCTGAGGTCGTGTTAGCGGCTGTGCAGCAGGCTATTCCGGGGTCATTGTCCTTCGGAGCACCTACCCGGCGCGAAGTGGAAATGGCAGAATTGATCAAGCAAATGGTGCCCAGCATCGAAAAGGTGCGGCTGGTCAATTCGGGTACGGAAGCCACCATGTCGGCCATTCGGGTGGCGCGGGGCTACACCGGCCGCGACAAAATCATCAAGTTTGAAGGCTGCTACCACGGCCACGGCGATTCCTTCCTGATCGCGGCGGGCAGCGGCGCCCTCACGCTGGGCACCCCCGATTCGCCTGGGGTTACGGAAGGCGTGGCCCGCGACACAATAACGGTTCCGTACAACGACCTCGACGCCGCCCGCAAAGCCATTGAAGTCAACGAAGGCCAGGTTGCCGCACTCATCTTGGAGCCAGTAGTGGGCAATATGGGTTTGGTGGCACCCGTAGAAGGCTATTTGCAAGGCTTACGCAGCTTGTGCACGCAGCATGGCATCGTCCTGATATTCGACGAAGTAATGACGGGGTTCCGGTTGGCCCGCGGCGGCGCGCAGGAGCTGTACGGCATCACGCCCGACATGACCACGCTGGGCAAAATCATCGGCGGCGGCATGCCAGTAGGTGCCTACGGAGGCCGCCGCGAGATCATGGATTGCGTGGCCCCCGCGGGCAAAGTTTACCAAGCTGGTACGCTGTCCGGCAACCCCATTGCCACGGCGGCTGGTATTGCCCAACTAACGTATCTGCAACAGCACCCGGAACTCTACGACGAGCTCAACCGCATTACCACGCGCATCGTGGACGGCACGCGGCAGATTACGCAGGAACTGGGCCTGAACTATACCGTCAATCAGGTTGGCTCCATGTTCAGCGTATTCTTTACGTCCGAGCCAGTAACGGACCTAGAGAGCGCTAAGACCGCTGATTTAGAAGCCTTTGGCCGTTATTTCCGGGCGATGCTGCATCGCGGCATTTACTTAGCCCCTGCTCAGTTTGAAGCCCTATTTGTATCTACAGCCATCACCGATGAGCTGGTGGACCTCTATCTGAATGCCTGCCGCGAATCTATGCGCGAAGCGCATGGGTTATAACCATTTGAATGACAATTAGTTATAAAAATAAGAGTTAAAATAACTAGTTAAAGCTTCGCCAACTCAGATAGCAGCCTCCACGGCAAGCTATTAGGTTGGCGAAGCTTTTTCGTTAAGAATAACATCGGGCTTTCCCATTTGCAGGGTAGTTTTTCTGGCTACCCGCTAATTCACGCTGATTTATCGGCATTCGCTGCTGAAACGGCAAGCAACAGCGGTTACCTTTGTAGCTAAACTGCCTTTGCCGCTATGCTCCGACTTCGCCCCTTATCTTTGGTGTTTCTGCTGCTGTGGCTCGCCGTACCTGCAGCGTTGCGGGCCCAATCCGAAACGCCGGCTGCCGCCAACAAACGCCTGTTCGACCGTTCCGTGGACGAGCTTAATTTCCAGACCATGGAAACCGTGTACGATAAGTCGTTCACGCGCCGCAAGTTTCCGGTTACGCTACGTACCCACGAGCAGCGCCGCCAGTTCGATGACTACGCCGGCAATGCCGAGCTCAAGCGGTTGTTTCTAAATTACAACGACATAGCCGAGCGCTTCAAAGGCCACTTTGGCAAAGGCCGCACCGATTTAGCCGAATTTCAGAAGCAGCTAAACGCCATTCTGATCGACAAAAACTTTGAGTTTTTCATTCGCGTGCTGCCTCGCGACGAACGTGTGGCGCTCATTCGCTCGCTCCAACGGGTGATCAAACAGGCGACGGCGCAGTTTAACGCCTCCGAAGATCCCGCTCCTGAGGAAGTAGCCGACGATGGCGCCGCCGTGCCGCCTGCCGACGGAGGCACCGAGTCGGTGGCCGCAGCGCCCGTTGAGGACCCCGCACCGCGCCCCGAAGGCAATCTGGCCGAAACCGGTTCGGCGGCCTCGGCTCCTGCACTGCGCGCTTCCGATGCGCCTTCCGCTCACGACTGGCTCGATTACCTGACGTTGGTCGTGGCCGGTGCTTCAAGCCTAATGCTATTGTATCTGATAACCAGCGTCTTGCCAGATTTGCGCGCGCGCATCGATAGCTTGGCCGATGATCTGGAGCAGCAACAAACCGGCGTTCGGCCCGCCCGCCGCCCAACTGGTGCTCTTCCCGAAGATCGCTACGACGACGAAAACGAATAAATACGAATGCCGCAGGATAAGCTGCAAAGCACCGAAAGCGTGACAGAACAGCCTCAGCAGCAACAAGATTGATAATCTCTGAAGTAAGACCGCATGATCCTCACCGACCAGCAGATCCTCGCCGAAATCGAGCGTGGCAATATTGTTATTGAACCGTTTGATCCGGCCTGCCTCGGCACCAATTCGTACGACGTTCACCTTGGCCGCTACCTCGCCACCTATCGCGACGCGGTATTGGATGCGCGCCGCCATAATGAAATCGACGTGTTTGAAATTCCTGCCGAAGGCTTTGTGCTTCAGCCCAATACGCTCTATTTGGGCGTAACGGAAGAGTATACCGAAAGCCACGCGCAGGTTCCTTTTCTGGAAGGCAAGTCAAGCGTCGGCCGGTTGGGCATTGATATTCATGCTACGGCGGGCAAAGGCGACGTGGGGTTTTGCAACACGTGGACATTAGAAATATCTGTTACTCAAGCCGTTAGAATCTATAGCGGCATGCCTATCGGCCAGCTTATCTATTTTGCCGTGCAGGGCGACGTCAACACGTTTTACAACCGAAAAGCCAACGCCAAATACAACGAGCGCACCGACAAGCCGGTCGAATCGATGATGTGGAAGAATAACTGGTAGATTCCGCTGCCGTCGCAGCGCCGATGATGCAACAAGCCCCTTTCCCACAACGCTATAAGCAGCGGGAAAGGGGCTTGGCATTTTAAAAGCGGCGGCCCATTACCCCGCCCAAAGCGATTCGGCCTCTTCAATCCATTCAAGGTTTTTAAACTCACTGGCACAGTTTTTCGTTAGTTTATGTACAAGCGCCGCGTTCCTTAGTGTTGTGCAGCGTGTTGGCCGTGACTGATTAACAGGAAACTAAACGCTATGATACCGATGAGAAAGAAACTTGCCACCGCCGCTTTATTGCTGGTTACCGCGCTTGGCGCGCAAGCCCAACAGCAAGCTATGTCAGCAGCTCCCCGGGACAAAACGCAGTCTTCGCCGCGCCTTAATCCCGAGGTGCAGGCGCGGGCCAAGCGCCTTTCTACGCAAATGGCGCGCGATCTGCGTCTGAACGGTTATCAGGCCTCTCGCCTCGAAGCCATCAACCAAGACAAGGTGGCGAAAATGGCTGCCATTGAGCAAAAGCACGCCGACAATCCCAAATTGGTGGATGAGCAATGCTTAGGTGTGTGCAAAGAGCGCGACCAGGAGTTGCGTGCCGTCCTGAGCAACGACCAATACAGTAATTACTACGATTCGCGCACGGCGTACTATAAGTTCGACAAGGACTTTGCCGCTCGCTCGTCTAATATCCTAATGGTCAATTCCGTACAGAACCCTCTGCCAGCCAACAGCAAAGGCGCAGTACTGGCTCCTTCACGTACACCGGCACCTGCCAACCGCGGTCGCTAACTCAAACTTAACTTCTGCCTACACAGAAAAGGCCTCTGCATCTGATGCAGGGGCCTTTTCTGTGTAGGCAGAAGTTAACCCGTTAGAGCGCTAGCCTTTTTTCTGCTCTTCTTCAATGTGCTCCATTAGCTCTTTGCACAGGTCACGCATTTTCTGAGCCATTACGGTATCATTCGTAGCTGTGAGAAGACTTTCGGCCATCGAGCCAATGGTATCGACGCAGAAATACTTCATCTCCTCCACGGGCATGTCCTTGGTCCAGAGGTCGATTTTCATGGTGCCGCTTTGGTCGCGGTCCCAGAGGGCAATGTTGATGGCTTTGGCAAAGTGAATATCAGGGCCTGCGTCGGTGGCCTGCCAGCTGATGGCTTCGGGCACTTTCTGGTCATCGAGGGCTATGCTGAAGCGGATTTCGGATTTTTTCATGAATGTGTTCTTAAGTCGTCTGTCATCCTGACGCAGGAAGGACCTCATCTAGCAGAATGTTAATCGCTTACACACGACTCGTTCTGCTGTGATAAGGTCCTTCCTGCGTCAGGATGACATTAACTGAGTGATTAAACGTAGTTATTGAGCATCACCGGCATCACGAGCATCAGGATGCTTTCGTTGTCGTCGGCGGTGGTTGGCATGAGCAGTCCGGCGCGGTTCGGCGTGCTCAATTCCAAGGTAATTTCCTCAGAATCAATGTTTGACAGCATTTCCGACAGGAAGCGGGCGTTGAAGCCGATTTCCATGTCTTCGCCGTCGTACTGGCAAGGCAGCTTTTCGTTGGCCTCGTTGGAGAAGTCTAGATCTTCGGCCGAAACCGTCAGCTCCGAGCCTACCAAACGCAGCCGCACTTGGTGCGTAGTTTTGTTCGAATAGATCGATATCCGCTTCACGGAATTCAAAAAGTCTAAACGACTGATAATCAGTTTATTAGGGTTTTGAACCGGGATTACATTTTCGTAGTCCGGATAGCGCTCGTCGATCAGGCGGCACACGAGGCGCATCTGGTTGAAGCTGAAAAACGCATTGGAGTTGTTGAACTCGACGCGCACGGTAGTGGCCTCGGAGGGCAACGCGCTCTTGAGCAGGTTGAAGGCTTTACGC
This window encodes:
- a CDS encoding type 1 glutamine amidotransferase — encoded protein: MRIHCLQHISFETPGSILEWAEQHGCELTVTRLFESEPSFPDPAQFDLLIVLGGAMSVHDEAVFPWLRAEKALLRTAIELGKRVLGICLGAQLLAEALGGRVYANAEPEIGFLPIQFAPEAAQHPVFRHVSLASTVMHWHGETFSLPASATVLASSQACENQAFAYGTKIVGVQFHPELTETILDQMLTHDAHELIPAPFVQTEQQIRDGVYKLAESRKMLFGILDAYSINI
- a CDS encoding DUF1361 domain-containing protein — translated: MDFTPPAHALRQRLSLLFILGASLTLSVVLITLRVFMTHQLTFIFLLWNLFLALIPFGMSTMLGTAAGPLRARVLLPVGAVWMLFFPNAPYILTDLFHLEPRVGVPYWYDLALILSCAWNGLMLAYASLLDMQALVQRRLGVAASWLFATIALMLSSFGVYLGRYMRFNSWDVITNPLELFYDILNRVLHPFAHRGTWGVTLLFGVFLLLGYMTVRQLGRAGDTATTN
- a CDS encoding ABC transporter substrate-binding protein, coding for MRHLFALRFFCVLLAAPFTAQAQQPTTRPATTPPPRTATPPKTTTPTVKPGAAAKPGTTSGTKTTTAPTGTASPKTSVPAKTSSAPAKTSVPANTSAITNKSTTSVTADPSPTGAAKAAAPAAKPQPPLPANLGSSDQSVRYQNGKTLINQARYDLAMQELEPLTAPAAKFAKAPEAAYLYAVAATRAKKWADAEQMLNLLRTEYPSWPGMPDAFFLQAQVSFEQAEPDNALTVLNQIPTGQLDAERENMKATYLPRIKDKPLFQNLLRKYPQDAAVGRAYANKLVSDGWYTDADKSTLDQLITQFSLDRNRYTPRPRAIKKSSYNVAVLLPFEFNDPSWEKIRKNQFVSDLYAGMRIAQDSLQRENRPVQLFAYDTGADTLQLKQVLALPELAGMDMIIGPVYKSGSKILARYARERQILCVNPLSQDGELVLDNEWHYLFEPSNITQARQAAQFAFSHFTGRTAVVIYEDTKNETAFGQAYKAAYEALGGKVQVLRMVDSDAEEALNTAFSGIDLKTVGHLVVASDNRKAGPYVMGLLQAQGARIPLITYASWLENPRISLGQLDARDVYFIDPHHLDKTAFGVRRFRQLYIQRQNLPPSVFANIGFELLYYFGSQLHQFGPAFQQNLAASGPVSGSVFQGIGYPNGAHDNQYVPITKLEHLEIEVLNPVGLR
- the hemL gene encoding glutamate-1-semialdehyde 2,1-aminomutase, whose protein sequence is MSTPVSPSPELTLATSDALFTRAKDHIPGGVNSPVRAFRAVGGHPVFMQSAKGAWLTDVDGNQYVDFINSWGPMILGHAPEVVLAAVQQAIPGSLSFGAPTRREVEMAELIKQMVPSIEKVRLVNSGTEATMSAIRVARGYTGRDKIIKFEGCYHGHGDSFLIAAGSGALTLGTPDSPGVTEGVARDTITVPYNDLDAARKAIEVNEGQVAALILEPVVGNMGLVAPVEGYLQGLRSLCTQHGIVLIFDEVMTGFRLARGGAQELYGITPDMTTLGKIIGGGMPVGAYGGRREIMDCVAPAGKVYQAGTLSGNPIATAAGIAQLTYLQQHPELYDELNRITTRIVDGTRQITQELGLNYTVNQVGSMFSVFFTSEPVTDLESAKTADLEAFGRYFRAMLHRGIYLAPAQFEALFVSTAITDELVDLYLNACRESMREAHGL
- the dcd gene encoding dCTP deaminase; this translates as MILTDQQILAEIERGNIVIEPFDPACLGTNSYDVHLGRYLATYRDAVLDARRHNEIDVFEIPAEGFVLQPNTLYLGVTEEYTESHAQVPFLEGKSSVGRLGIDIHATAGKGDVGFCNTWTLEISVTQAVRIYSGMPIGQLIYFAVQGDVNTFYNRKANAKYNERTDKPVESMMWKNNW
- the gldC gene encoding gliding motility protein GldC, giving the protein MKKSEIRFSIALDDQKVPEAISWQATDAGPDIHFAKAINIALWDRDQSGTMKIDLWTKDMPVEEMKYFCVDTIGSMAESLLTATNDTVMAQKMRDLCKELMEHIEEEQKKG